A stretch of the Chlamydiota bacterium genome encodes the following:
- a CDS encoding PAS domain-containing protein: MKNKKLKRKSTKFYPLKIDFNTVVTKLTDGIVILNKKGIVQFVNPAAQSLLGKTSKELLDKPFPYKTQLGKISEFEIVHSRKKKLIEINIKKMDFKGRSFLLASLRDISHRQYSQKLHTEIEERKKTEEALKESQALFQSFMNHSPTISAMKDEKGRYIYVNEPLEKLFQTTFSHLKGKTDFDWLSEPTARRLWENDMRVLSSGKMLEAIEMVPTPDGVPHYWLVLKFPFLHPTGKHFVGAVGIDITEKKHAEEEIKILAKFPSEDPYPIFRISKEGTILYANNSALPLLQSWKRKIGENAPDHLRKWVAETLETGLKKHVEVDHEHQIFSFVFAPIIDAGYVNIYAQDITERKRLEHLKEEFVSTVSHELRTPLAILKEGISQVWEGLHGDLSQEQKKILAMALKGVDRLSNIINDLLDISKIEAGRVILKKRLIDLTDLVREIISIFQVEIKNRKLALKSQFPEKPVYVYADRGKIFQVLTNLVGNALKFTEKGFIEICVENSQEAVICSVSDTGRSISPKDLSKVFEKFQQFSRTAGPGERGTGLGLSICKGLVESHGGKIWVESKLGRGSRFTFTLPHHTSKAIFREYISNGIKEALREKSFVSIIIFEIKNFDDLKEKLGIDKVSSLSQELGDLIEQSFWRRADIAIRQTRTILIVLPATGKQDSFLTAARIQRLITDSLNQQGLQDIVEIAGSVASFPEDGETAEALIEFAEKRLQRVKKVLIIDDDDQIVTLLTQRLSAQNQFECLIARDGMEALKKATESFPDLIICDVKLPKMNGYEVIGRLKEDVKTRDIPIIILTAYQSEMNKIDAVLPGSIPILSKTEGFDKLMQILRKMI; this comes from the coding sequence GTGAAAAACAAAAAATTGAAGCGCAAAAGCACAAAATTTTATCCTCTCAAAATTGATTTCAACACTGTCGTTACCAAGCTTACTGATGGTATTGTTATCCTTAATAAGAAGGGCATCGTTCAATTTGTTAATCCTGCCGCTCAATCTCTTTTGGGTAAAACTTCCAAAGAACTTCTCGATAAACCTTTTCCCTATAAGACTCAACTTGGAAAAATTTCTGAATTTGAAATCGTTCATTCTCGAAAGAAAAAACTCATTGAAATAAACATCAAAAAAATGGATTTTAAAGGCCGATCCTTTCTCCTGGCCTCCCTTCGAGACATTTCTCACCGACAATACTCACAAAAATTGCATACAGAAATAGAGGAGAGAAAAAAAACAGAAGAGGCTCTCAAAGAAAGCCAGGCCCTTTTCCAAAGCTTTATGAATCACAGCCCTACCATTTCAGCAATGAAAGATGAGAAAGGGCGTTATATTTATGTCAATGAACCCCTTGAAAAACTTTTTCAAACGACCTTCTCTCATCTAAAAGGGAAAACTGATTTTGACTGGCTTTCGGAACCGACGGCCCGTCGTCTTTGGGAAAATGATATGCGTGTCCTTTCTTCAGGGAAGATGCTTGAAGCCATTGAAATGGTTCCAACGCCTGATGGGGTTCCTCATTATTGGCTCGTTTTGAAATTTCCCTTTTTGCATCCGACTGGCAAGCACTTTGTGGGCGCTGTCGGCATTGATATTACAGAGAAGAAACACGCTGAGGAAGAAATTAAAATTTTGGCGAAATTCCCCAGCGAAGATCCCTATCCCATTTTTCGTATTTCTAAAGAAGGGACCATTCTTTACGCAAATAACTCTGCCCTTCCTCTTCTCCAAAGTTGGAAGCGCAAAATAGGAGAAAATGCCCCAGACCATTTAAGAAAATGGGTCGCGGAGACATTGGAGACTGGGCTCAAAAAACACGTTGAGGTTGATCATGAACATCAAATTTTTTCTTTTGTTTTTGCACCCATCATCGATGCAGGGTATGTGAATATCTACGCCCAGGATATTACTGAGCGTAAACGTCTAGAACACCTTAAAGAAGAATTTGTAAGTACGGTCTCGCATGAACTACGAACCCCCCTTGCCATTTTAAAAGAAGGGATCTCTCAAGTGTGGGAGGGTCTTCATGGAGATCTTTCACAGGAACAAAAAAAAATTTTAGCCATGGCCCTCAAAGGCGTTGATCGATTATCCAATATCATCAATGATCTTTTAGATATTTCAAAAATTGAAGCCGGCCGAGTCATTCTTAAAAAACGACTGATCGATCTAACCGATCTCGTCCGTGAAATCATTTCAATTTTTCAAGTCGAAATTAAGAATAGGAAACTTGCTTTAAAAAGTCAATTCCCTGAAAAACCCGTGTATGTTTATGCGGACCGAGGAAAAATTTTTCAAGTCCTCACCAACCTTGTCGGCAATGCCCTTAAATTTACAGAAAAAGGATTCATTGAAATTTGCGTAGAAAATAGTCAAGAAGCGGTCATCTGCTCCGTTTCAGATACAGGACGAAGCATTTCTCCAAAAGATCTTTCAAAAGTATTTGAAAAATTTCAGCAGTTCAGCCGTACCGCAGGTCCTGGGGAAAGAGGAACCGGCCTGGGGCTTTCAATCTGTAAAGGGCTTGTGGAGAGCCATGGAGGGAAAATCTGGGTTGAAAGTAAACTCGGGAGAGGATCTCGTTTCACCTTCACTCTTCCCCACCACACATCAAAAGCGATTTTTAGAGAATATATTTCAAATGGAATCAAAGAGGCTTTAAGAGAAAAAAGCTTTGTATCTATTATTATTTTTGAAATCAAAAATTTTGATGATTTAAAAGAAAAATTAGGAATTGATAAAGTTTCTTCTCTCTCCCAGGAACTTGGCGACCTCATTGAACAAAGTTTTTGGAGACGGGCTGACATCGCGATCCGTCAAACACGGACCATTCTTATTGTGCTCCCCGCGACAGGCAAACAAGACTCCTTTCTTACGGCTGCAAGAATTCAAAGACTCATTACGGATTCCTTAAACCAACAAGGGCTTCAAGACATCGTTGAAATTGCAGGTTCGGTTGCAAGTTTTCCAGAGGATGGAGAAACGGCCGAGGCCCTGATTGAATTTGCTGAAAAACGCCTCCAAAGAGTCAAAAAGGTACTCATTATCGATGATGATGATCAAATAGTGACACTTTTGACTCAACGCCTTAGTGCTCAAAACCAATTTGAATGTCTGATCGCACGCGATGGGATGGAGGCTCTTAAAAAAGCAACCGAATCGTTTCCTGATCTCATCATCTGTGATGTTAAACTTCCAAAAATGAATGGCTACGAAGTGATTGGTCGCTTAAAAGAAGACGTTAAAACACGTGATATTCCTATTATCATTTTAACGGCCTATCAATCAGAAATGAATAAAATCGACGCTGTTTTACCAGGAAGCATCCCCATCCTCAGCAAAACAGAAGGCTTTGATAAACTCATGCAAATCCTTCGCAAAATGATTTAG
- a CDS encoding class I SAM-dependent methyltransferase, translating into MQNKNRRHSTPDQKPSKIGQNTHWNQVSKSYDRQVGKEGSEYHQEILIPGTLNLLEPKRGEKILDLGCGQGVFCRALSRLALEIEMTGIDAARNLIERAKTYPQEHHRMGYHVMEASHLKGIPNEKFDAIVSILALQNMNPIESVIQEITRVAKKKARMVLILNHPCFRIPRQSSWGFDESNKIQYRRIDRYMSPLEIPIKMHPGSNPDLITLSFHRPLSYYIQALYAYRWALTYMEEWSSHKESEPGARSRAENRARQEIPLFLAIRAERI; encoded by the coding sequence ATGCAAAATAAAAATAGAAGACACTCAACTCCTGATCAAAAACCCTCTAAAATAGGTCAAAATACTCATTGGAATCAGGTTTCTAAATCGTATGACCGCCAGGTCGGAAAGGAAGGATCTGAATACCACCAAGAAATTTTAATTCCCGGCACACTCAACCTTCTAGAGCCCAAGAGAGGAGAAAAAATCCTCGATCTAGGATGCGGACAGGGGGTATTTTGTCGAGCCCTCTCACGATTGGCCCTGGAAATAGAAATGACTGGAATTGATGCTGCTCGGAATTTGATTGAACGAGCCAAAACCTACCCCCAAGAACACCATCGGATGGGCTACCATGTGATGGAGGCCTCACACCTTAAAGGTATTCCAAACGAAAAATTTGATGCGATTGTTTCCATCCTGGCCCTTCAAAATATGAATCCCATCGAATCGGTCATTCAAGAAATCACTCGCGTTGCCAAGAAGAAAGCCCGCATGGTCTTGATTCTAAACCATCCCTGCTTTCGAATTCCAAGGCAAAGCAGCTGGGGATTTGACGAGTCCAATAAAATTCAATACCGACGGATTGATCGTTATATGAGCCCCTTAGAAATCCCTATCAAAATGCATCCTGGATCTAACCCAGATTTGATCACTTTGTCTTTTCATCGTCCCCTCTCCTATTATATTCAAGCCCTCTATGCCTATCGTTGGGCACTCACCTATATGGAAGAATGGAGTTCACATAAAGAGAGTGAGCCGGGCGCTCGTTCTCGAGCTGAAAATAGAGCTCGCCAAGAAATTCCGCTCTTTCTTGCAATCCGAGCTGAAAGAATTTAA
- a CDS encoding DUF393 domain-containing protein, giving the protein MDPYYLIYDWNCELCVNLMRFVKQLDRKNAIVFLPMDDPLAKDFARRMAPEAFEDRFHLVLPTQEVLSGDEAIPFVIGALPGGRFPQWILLHFPGKKFLLRSFYRWIVNVRDKRKN; this is encoded by the coding sequence GTGGATCCTTATTATTTGATCTACGATTGGAATTGTGAGCTTTGTGTCAACTTGATGAGATTTGTTAAGCAATTGGATCGGAAGAATGCCATTGTGTTTCTTCCGATGGATGATCCTCTTGCAAAGGATTTCGCTCGGAGAATGGCACCAGAGGCTTTTGAGGATCGTTTTCATTTGGTTCTTCCAACCCAAGAAGTTTTGAGCGGAGATGAAGCCATTCCTTTTGTGATTGGGGCTTTACCGGGTGGGCGATTCCCTCAATGGATTTTGCTTCATTTCCCCGGAAAGAAATTTCTGTTAAGATCTTTTTATCGATGGATCGTGAATGTGAGGGATAAGAGAAAGAACTGA
- a CDS encoding DJ-1/PfpI family protein: MSKKVLVVLAEGFEEIEAVTPMDVLRRAGLEVIVAGLSGKTVAGSHGIKIQADVTLDEVSEVPDLLILPGGMPGAQNLGSSKKVAEMIKKVDQEKKWLGAICAAPPLAVAPTGILNGKRATCYPGYEDKFPSSVTFLEERVVRDGKVVTSRGPGSALEFSLCLVEQLVGKDKANDLKKDLLVKC; the protein is encoded by the coding sequence ATGTCTAAAAAGGTTCTGGTTGTCTTGGCAGAAGGTTTTGAAGAAATTGAGGCGGTGACACCGATGGATGTTTTACGCAGGGCGGGCTTAGAGGTGATTGTCGCAGGGCTTTCCGGGAAAACGGTTGCAGGGTCTCATGGGATTAAAATTCAGGCAGATGTGACTTTGGATGAAGTGAGTGAAGTTCCAGATCTTTTGATTTTGCCGGGTGGAATGCCAGGGGCCCAAAATTTAGGGTCCTCGAAAAAAGTAGCTGAAATGATTAAAAAGGTGGATCAAGAAAAAAAATGGCTGGGGGCGATTTGCGCTGCGCCTCCGCTTGCAGTGGCTCCAACAGGTATTTTAAATGGGAAAAGAGCGACGTGCTATCCAGGATATGAAGACAAATTCCCTTCTTCAGTAACGTTTTTGGAAGAGCGTGTGGTCAGGGATGGAAAGGTTGTGACCAGTCGGGGTCCTGGTTCGGCACTAGAATTCTCACTTTGTTTGGTTGAACAACTGGTGGGTAAGGATAAGGCGAATGATCTCAAAAAAGATTTGCTAGTAAAATGCTAA
- a CDS encoding VOC family protein produces MTPQSFPPLLGLRHIALKVKNLKSSEAFYTQVLGFKLEWRPDAHNLYLTSGRDNLALHETVSLGNVSLESPLDHLGLLVKDPEEVDQWSVHLKKMGISLTQEPKTHRDGARSIYFKDPDGNLIQILYHPNIKN; encoded by the coding sequence ATGACCCCTCAATCTTTTCCTCCCCTCTTAGGACTTCGGCACATTGCACTCAAGGTCAAAAACCTTAAAAGTTCGGAGGCCTTTTACACTCAGGTGCTTGGATTTAAGCTGGAATGGCGGCCGGATGCGCATAATCTATATTTAACTTCAGGCCGAGATAATCTTGCCCTTCACGAGACAGTTTCTTTAGGAAATGTATCCCTAGAAAGTCCTTTGGATCATTTGGGTCTTTTAGTGAAAGATCCAGAGGAGGTAGACCAGTGGTCGGTCCACTTAAAAAAAATGGGGATTTCTTTAACTCAAGAGCCCAAAACCCATCGAGATGGCGCCCGCTCCATTTATTTTAAGGATCCAGATGGAAATTTGATTCAGATCCTTTATCATCCAAATATAAAAAACTAG
- a CDS encoding glycosyltransferase family 2 protein: MNEEENTPELIPRVVEAMEILGRSFEIILVDDGSTDRTWEILKEARGKDARIRLIRLRKNFGQTAGLKAGFDAARGSIIVTLDGDLQNDPKDIGKLLSSLDEGYDIVSGWRSPRKDPFLSRRLPSMLANGLISLTTKVKLHDYGCTLKAFRSEVAKNLDLYGEMHRFIPAIASWMGVSVTEVKVNHQARKRGKSKYGISRTLRVFLDLITVKFLLSYSTKPIQIFGLVGVLSGGMGLALSLYLFFIRLILHQAIGGRPLLLLSVFLIFIGIQFVTMGLLAEIQIRTYHESQKKSIYVIKEEV; encoded by the coding sequence ATGAATGAAGAGGAAAATACTCCTGAACTTATTCCTAGAGTGGTGGAGGCCATGGAGATATTGGGACGCTCTTTTGAAATCATTCTCGTGGATGATGGGAGTACGGATCGGACGTGGGAGATTTTGAAAGAGGCTCGCGGCAAAGATGCTCGGATTCGACTGATCCGCTTGCGAAAGAATTTTGGGCAGACGGCGGGTTTAAAGGCAGGGTTTGATGCAGCCCGCGGCAGTATTATTGTCACTCTAGATGGAGATTTACAAAATGACCCTAAGGATATTGGAAAACTCTTGTCAAGTTTGGACGAAGGTTATGACATTGTGAGTGGCTGGCGTTCTCCAAGGAAAGATCCATTTCTAAGTCGCAGACTTCCTTCAATGTTGGCCAATGGATTGATCTCCCTAACCACGAAAGTCAAACTTCATGATTACGGTTGTACGTTAAAAGCTTTTCGATCTGAAGTCGCTAAAAATCTAGACCTCTATGGTGAAATGCATCGTTTTATTCCAGCGATTGCAAGCTGGATGGGAGTGAGTGTAACTGAGGTGAAGGTTAATCATCAAGCACGCAAACGCGGAAAGTCAAAATATGGGATTTCTCGGACACTCAGGGTTTTTCTTGATCTTATCACGGTCAAATTTTTGCTAAGTTATTCTACTAAACCTATTCAAATTTTTGGTCTGGTCGGGGTTTTGTCCGGGGGAATGGGACTAGCCTTATCCCTGTATTTATTTTTTATTCGACTCATTTTGCATCAGGCGATTGGAGGAAGACCCCTTCTTCTTTTATCAGTTTTTCTCATTTTTATTGGAATTCAATTTGTGACCATGGGTCTTTTGGCAGAGATTCAGATTCGGACCTATCATGAATCTCAAAAAAAATCGATTTATGTGATTAAAGAAGAAGTGTAA
- a CDS encoding cation transporter — translation MLENISESPSNVKEKTQSLGWAIFLSIFLVFLKGFAGFFCASASLLASALDSLMDMGISSVNYLSVKLASQPPDSDHAYGHEKIESLASYTQGVLFLFFSFFIFWESFQHVRSRIFLTHSNFALSIIGISASVNLMITFIMGRIEKKTGSLIMKAEKTHYLMDILSYIMIFVSILLVKWTGWFAWDILGGILVAGYIAFLSFQILLQAANELVDRSLPKRMVDELDRMIRHHDPHVLGYHELRTRKVGEKSFVDFHLVLKRDQSFENVHEITESLVQKIQGRFRNADVTIHEDPEHGK, via the coding sequence ATGCTCGAAAATATTTCTGAATCCCCTTCCAATGTTAAAGAAAAAACCCAAAGTTTAGGGTGGGCCATTTTCCTGTCCATTTTTTTGGTTTTTCTAAAGGGATTTGCAGGTTTTTTCTGCGCTTCGGCATCTCTCCTTGCTTCCGCACTTGATTCTCTCATGGATATGGGAATTTCTTCTGTCAATTATTTATCCGTGAAATTAGCCTCTCAGCCTCCGGACAGTGATCATGCCTACGGACACGAGAAGATTGAGAGTTTGGCTTCTTATACTCAAGGAGTCCTTTTTCTTTTCTTTTCTTTCTTTATTTTTTGGGAATCTTTTCAGCATGTTCGATCGAGGATTTTTTTAACCCATTCGAATTTTGCTCTCTCGATCATTGGAATTTCGGCCTCAGTCAATTTGATGATTACCTTTATCATGGGTCGTATTGAGAAAAAAACAGGGTCGCTGATCATGAAGGCTGAAAAAACCCATTATCTGATGGATATTCTTTCCTATATTATGATCTTTGTTTCCATTCTTCTGGTCAAATGGACGGGATGGTTTGCGTGGGATATTTTGGGGGGGATTTTAGTTGCAGGGTATATTGCTTTTCTTTCCTTTCAAATTCTTTTACAGGCGGCCAATGAGCTGGTGGATCGATCGCTCCCTAAACGCATGGTTGATGAACTTGATCGAATGATACGGCATCATGATCCACATGTTTTAGGGTATCATGAATTGAGGACTCGAAAGGTGGGGGAGAAAAGCTTTGTTGATTTTCATTTGGTTTTGAAGCGGGATCAGAGTTTTGAGAATGTACATGAAATTACAGAGTCCCTGGTCCAAAAAATTCAAGGGCGGTTTCGAAATGCAGATGTGACCATTCATGAAGATCCTGAACATGGGAAATAG
- a CDS encoding decaprenyl-phosphate phosphoribosyltransferase gives MKISYKNILTLLRPEQWVKNLLVLASLIFSKHFWDFSFTLRVIEAFFVFCLLSSSVYILNDFFDLSEDRLHPTKCLRPLAAGRVPMGFALGLAAVLVFSSLTAAFALSKDLFWVCFSYFLLQTIYSLGLKHVVLLDVLSIACGFVLRAVAGAVVIHVELSPWLLLCTFLLTLFLGLGKRREEGLILEHQGDKVRPVLSHYPLPFLDALISVVTGATVVSYALYTVSPEVVQKFGTTHLIYTLPFVIYGIFRYLYLLHQRGGGDNPARVFLKDFALQMNVLVWLVACFWIIYD, from the coding sequence ATGAAAATATCCTATAAAAATATTTTGACTCTTCTTCGGCCTGAACAATGGGTTAAGAATCTCTTGGTTCTAGCCTCACTTATTTTTTCGAAACACTTTTGGGATTTTTCTTTTACTTTGAGAGTGATTGAAGCTTTCTTTGTTTTTTGTTTGCTCTCAAGCTCCGTTTATATTTTAAATGATTTTTTTGATTTAAGTGAGGATCGTCTTCACCCTACCAAGTGTTTAAGGCCTCTTGCTGCGGGACGGGTTCCCATGGGTTTTGCTCTGGGCCTTGCAGCGGTTTTAGTTTTTTCTTCTTTAACCGCAGCGTTTGCACTCAGCAAAGATTTGTTTTGGGTTTGTTTTTCTTATTTTCTTCTTCAAACCATTTATTCTTTGGGACTGAAACATGTTGTTCTTTTGGATGTCCTTTCGATTGCGTGTGGTTTTGTCTTAAGGGCAGTTGCAGGGGCTGTGGTGATTCATGTAGAACTCTCTCCCTGGCTTTTACTATGCACATTTTTGCTAACTCTTTTTTTAGGCTTGGGAAAACGAAGGGAGGAAGGCCTTATTTTAGAGCATCAAGGAGATAAAGTTCGTCCTGTTCTTTCCCATTATCCACTTCCTTTTTTAGATGCTCTGATTTCTGTGGTAACCGGGGCTACGGTTGTTTCCTACGCCCTTTATACCGTTTCCCCTGAGGTTGTTCAAAAATTTGGGACGACGCATTTGATTTATACATTGCCTTTTGTGATTTATGGTATTTTTCGTTATCTTTATCTTCTTCATCAGCGAGGAGGCGGGGACAATCCAGCCCGTGTTTTTCTGAAGGATTTTGCTCTTCAAATGAATGTTTTGGTGTGGCTGGTCGCTTGTTTTTGGATTATTTATGATTGA
- a CDS encoding thioredoxin family protein, whose translation MALTPSRMIPLGVEAPDFSLTEVASGKIISLKNFEEKKALLVMFICNHCPYVQHVKYELAKLGQDYAKKNIGIVAISSNDALKYPDDGPGYLKKMAMDLKFSFPFCYDETQEVARGYSAACTPDFFLFDAERKLVYRGQLDDSRPENGQPINGHDLRAAMDSVLAGKPVSSIQKPSMGCNIKWKMAAYAKSEIKN comes from the coding sequence ATGGCTTTAACACCATCAAGAATGATTCCCTTGGGGGTCGAGGCCCCTGATTTTTCTTTGACGGAGGTTGCTTCAGGAAAAATCATTTCACTTAAAAATTTTGAGGAGAAGAAGGCGCTTCTCGTGATGTTTATTTGCAATCACTGTCCTTATGTTCAGCATGTAAAATATGAACTTGCAAAATTGGGACAGGATTATGCGAAAAAGAATATTGGAATCGTTGCCATTAGTTCCAATGATGCACTGAAGTATCCAGACGATGGCCCAGGGTATTTGAAGAAAATGGCGATGGATCTTAAGTTTTCTTTTCCTTTTTGCTATGACGAGACTCAAGAGGTGGCCAGGGGTTATTCAGCAGCATGTACACCGGATTTTTTCCTTTTTGATGCCGAAAGAAAACTCGTTTATCGGGGGCAACTGGATGACAGTCGCCCAGAAAATGGTCAGCCGATTAACGGACATGATCTTCGAGCGGCCATGGATTCAGTTTTGGCTGGGAAACCAGTTTCGAGTATTCAAAAACCGAGTATGGGATGTAACATAAAGTGGAAGATGGCGGCGTATGCGAAAAGTGAAATCAAAAATTAA
- a CDS encoding exo-alpha-sialidase, with protein sequence MFQKIGFMILFSSLCSAWGEGPSAQELGKGIYRHQVLSATSYDSIHWTPDGKVLFDHASVPDAVITKEGVIFLYFMDASQGHDLAVAISSDFGKTWKKEKVMIEDKARMDAVDPCPVLIKDGKIRLYYYGNFGRGPMGPPFGNRLGEGFEILGKPVEKDHLICCALSDDGIHFKGEELCLSAPNVTDPDVIKIEDGWKMFLSQGRDLLSASSSDGVKFVWDGKMISRSGAVSKTIAVNGGYRTYKSGRGIESQFTTDFLHWQEEGVCLSSKEGEVMGDPSVILLPDGTYKMFYKRVRSSPLRSIFLFCI encoded by the coding sequence ATGTTTCAGAAGATAGGATTTATGATTTTGTTTTCTAGTCTATGCTCAGCTTGGGGAGAAGGTCCTTCTGCTCAAGAGCTAGGAAAGGGGATTTATCGTCATCAAGTCTTGAGTGCGACGAGTTATGATTCTATTCACTGGACCCCCGATGGAAAAGTTCTTTTTGATCATGCCTCTGTCCCAGATGCTGTGATTACGAAAGAGGGGGTCATTTTTCTTTATTTTATGGATGCATCGCAAGGCCATGATCTTGCTGTAGCAATCAGCTCTGATTTTGGAAAGACATGGAAGAAAGAGAAGGTGATGATTGAGGATAAAGCGAGAATGGATGCTGTAGATCCTTGCCCCGTTTTAATCAAGGATGGAAAAATCAGACTTTATTATTATGGGAATTTTGGTCGAGGTCCGATGGGGCCTCCTTTCGGGAATAGGCTTGGAGAGGGCTTTGAAATTTTGGGAAAGCCTGTTGAGAAAGATCATTTAATCTGTTGTGCTCTTTCGGATGATGGGATTCATTTCAAAGGGGAAGAACTGTGTCTTTCAGCTCCAAACGTTACGGATCCGGATGTGATTAAAATAGAGGATGGTTGGAAGATGTTTCTTTCCCAAGGAAGAGATCTTTTGAGTGCTTCAAGCTCTGATGGAGTTAAATTTGTGTGGGATGGTAAAATGATCAGTCGATCTGGAGCTGTATCGAAAACCATTGCGGTGAATGGAGGTTATCGGACTTATAAGTCGGGTCGAGGAATTGAGAGTCAGTTTACGACGGATTTTTTGCATTGGCAGGAGGAGGGCGTTTGCTTGAGTTCTAAAGAGGGTGAGGTGATGGGCGATCCCTCTGTGATTCTTCTTCCAGATGGGACGTATAAAATGTTTTATAAAAGGGTCAGATCTTCGCCGCTGCGATCAATATTTTTATTTTGTATTTGA
- the ychF gene encoding redox-regulated ATPase YchF, which yields MGIRCGIVGLPNVGKSTIFNALTKAKVPALNYPFCTIDPNVGVVPVPDPRLVALSKLYHPQKTTPNTVEFYDIAGLVKGASEGEGLGNQFLGHIREVEAILHVVRCFDDSDVIHVSGSVDPLRDIEIIDTELCLKDLDTVTKRYDKTEKLARSGDKLSRELMPIYEKVKKALEDGKPLRRLDFSEDEKKGLKDLGLVTLKSVLYCANVAEGDLPEGGPYAKILKEWAKKEGAEVVVISGKVESELNDLAEEEQKEFLKALNLEEPGLYTLIRTAYQLLSLITYFTAGEKEVRAWTILKGAKAPQAAGVIHSDFERGFICAEVVKYDDLIRLGSTVSAKEKGLVRMEGKDYVVADGDVMLFRFNV from the coding sequence ATGGGAATTCGGTGTGGGATTGTAGGGTTACCTAATGTTGGGAAGTCGACCATTTTTAATGCCTTAACCAAGGCCAAGGTTCCGGCCTTAAATTATCCTTTTTGTACCATTGATCCTAATGTAGGGGTTGTTCCGGTTCCAGATCCAAGGCTCGTTGCCTTGAGTAAACTTTATCATCCTCAAAAAACAACTCCCAATACGGTTGAGTTTTATGATATTGCCGGGCTGGTTAAGGGGGCTTCTGAAGGGGAGGGTTTGGGTAATCAATTTTTAGGTCACATTCGTGAGGTGGAAGCGATTCTTCATGTGGTGCGATGTTTTGATGATTCGGATGTGATTCATGTGTCGGGTTCTGTGGACCCTTTGAGAGATATTGAAATTATTGATACTGAGCTTTGTTTAAAGGATTTAGATACGGTGACCAAACGTTATGATAAGACAGAAAAGTTGGCACGATCGGGAGATAAGCTATCGCGCGAACTCATGCCCATTTATGAAAAAGTGAAAAAGGCGTTAGAAGATGGCAAACCCCTGCGTCGACTTGATTTCTCTGAGGATGAGAAAAAAGGCCTTAAAGATTTGGGACTTGTTACCCTGAAGTCGGTTCTTTATTGTGCGAATGTTGCAGAAGGGGATTTACCGGAGGGAGGTCCTTATGCAAAAATCTTGAAAGAATGGGCTAAGAAAGAAGGGGCCGAGGTCGTCGTCATTTCTGGAAAGGTAGAATCCGAACTGAATGATCTTGCCGAAGAGGAGCAAAAGGAGTTTTTAAAGGCGCTTAATCTTGAAGAGCCTGGACTTTATACTTTGATTCGAACGGCCTATCAATTGCTGAGTCTCATTACTTATTTTACAGCAGGAGAAAAAGAGGTTAGAGCCTGGACGATTTTAAAGGGGGCTAAGGCACCTCAAGCGGCTGGGGTAATTCACTCCGATTTTGAAAGAGGATTTATTTGTGCTGAAGTTGTAAAATACGACGATTTGATACGGCTGGGATCTACCGTCAGTGCAAAGGAGAAAGGTTTGGTGCGCATGGAAGGGAAGGACTATGTGGTAGCAGATGGGGATGTGATGCTATTTAGATTTAATGTGTAA
- a CDS encoding response regulator — MGKKILIVDDELDYAFMVQGRLEHNGYDVFIAEDGEEALKKATREKPDVILLDILMPIMDGYTTLKKLKSQNETKDIPVIMFSAKGQPEDLAQAKTFRAFDYIIKPFDPPELLGKIEKAMKK; from the coding sequence ATGGGAAAAAAAATTCTGATTGTTGATGACGAATTAGATTATGCCTTCATGGTTCAAGGAAGACTTGAACATAATGGATACGATGTCTTTATCGCAGAAGATGGCGAAGAAGCATTAAAGAAGGCCACTAGAGAAAAGCCGGACGTGATCCTTCTTGATATTCTGATGCCCATCATGGATGGTTATACCACACTTAAAAAGCTTAAATCACAAAATGAGACGAAAGACATCCCTGTCATCATGTTTTCTGCAAAAGGGCAACCTGAAGACCTAGCCCAAGCAAAAACTTTCAGGGCATTCGATTACATCATCAAACCCTTCGACCCTCCCGAACTCCTAGGGAAAATCGAAAAAGCGATGAAAAAGTAA